Below is a genomic region from Isosphaeraceae bacterium EP7.
CCAGTGCCACCAGCGCCGCTTGTGGGCCACGAACTTCGGGCTGTGTCGCTCGGTGGCCACAGGATCGAGGGGATCGGGCCTCCAGCTGGGCAAGACGCCCGTCGGCGGCACCTCGATGACCGACGGCCGGGGCATCAGCGGGGCGGCGACGGCCACGGGCTCGGGGGATAACTCGGGCAGGGGATCGGGAAGGCCTTGCGCCCGTGCGGTCGTGGCCGAGAGGCCCAGGCCCAGCATCAGGCCGGCGGCCTGGCGCCGGCGGTTCGTCTTGGACATCGCCAATCCTCTGGCCGCGCCGGCGGCGTTGGGGGTCGTCACTTGGAAAAGCCCGAGGGGCCGATCAGGTGCCGCTTCTCGACGAGCGAGCTTCGCACCAGGTGCAGAGGGTCGTCGTACGAGGTGCTCGACCGGCCGTCGATGCCGGTGCGTCCCTCGATCCGATTGAGGAAGAAGAACTCCAGGTCGTTGGGTTCCGACACCTCATCACCGGGAACGGGCGGGACCTGCCCGGGGGGCATCGGCTCGATGATGTAGGGGGTCACCAGCACGATCAGCTCCTTCTCCACGCGATTGCTGCTCGTGTTGCTGAAGAAGGTGCCGATGTAGGGAAGGTCGCCCAACAGGGGGATCTTCTGGGTGTTGCCGGCCAGGTCGAGCTGCATCAGGCCGGCGATCGCTAGCGTGTCGCCCTGCCGCAACTCGACGGTCGTGTGCGACTTGCGAACATTCAGGCCCGGCACCGGGCTGCCACCGGGCACCAGCGTGGTGGCCAGCGTGGTGTCGACCGTGCTGACCTCGGGGTCGACCGTCAGCCGGACGGTGTCGCCGTCGACGATGATGGGCAGGAACGCGAGCCGAACGCCGAACTCCTTGAACTGGGTCGTCGAGGCCCCGCCGCCGCCCGGCGCCCCCGCCCCGACCCCCGAGAACGAAGGGACGGGGAACTCGCCGCCGGCCAGGAAGTTCGCCTGATGGCCATTGAGGGCCACCAGGTTCGGCTCGGCCAAAATCTTGACCAGGCTGTTCCTCCGCAGGGCCGTCAGGATCACGTTGAACTGGCCGTGGGAGAACGTGCCGAAGGCGGTCGCCTGCGAGCCCAGGGCCAGGTTGGCGAGGGGCCGCCCGGCGGTCGTTGCCTGCTGGAACGTGCTGGCGCCAATCTGCCCGGGGGTCAACGCGTTGCCGGCGATCTGGGTGCCCAGCAGCGTGCTGAATTGCGGGATGATCCCCAGCAAGTCGGCACCGATCTGGCGGAACCCGGTCCGGTTCAGCTCGGCCACGCGCACCTTCAGCAGGACCTGCTGAGAGGAGGGGACGCGGATCAGGTTGATAACCTGGGGCTGGTTCGTGACGATCTGCCCGACCGTATAAGTGGCTGCCAGGCCGGCCTGGCCCGAAGCTCCCCCACCTTGCGCGGCCGGCGTATTGAGCAACGCGCCCCCCGACAGGCCGGACGGGATAGGCTCCACCGGCAGAGGAGGGACGGCCACTCCCTCCGGATTCGGCGCCAGAACTTTCTCGTCCTTGTTGGCCACCTGACCGGGGATTTGCACCTGGCGGACCGACTTGAAGAAGGTCTCGATCGTCGCGATGATCCGGCCCACCTGCGTCGCGTCGCGGGCCTGCCCCTCGACGACAATCTTCTCGCGTAGTTGAAGCAAGTTCAGGCTCGCGTCGGGGAAGCTCTGGCGGAGCATGGCCCGCAGCGGGTCGAGGTCAGCGACAACCCTGACCTCGAAGTCGTAGGAACGACCCGTGCTGTCGGTGACCGTCAGGTCGGTCGAGCCCAACGACTTGCCGATCAGCCGCAGCTGCCTCGGCCCGACCTGGAAGAAGTCGACCACGCTCGGGTCGCCAACGGCCAGGAACGGCGCCGGCTTGTCTTCCTGGGCCAGGTCATCCTTGAACGTGAGAAACCGACCCTGGCCCAGCTTCACCTCGATGGCCGACCCCGACCTGGGGGAAAGCTCGACGCCCTCGATCGGCGAAGGAGAAGACGAAGGACGCGAGATCGGAGTCGGCTCGATCAGGGGCGAGGGGAGGGGAGGCGGGGTCGGGGACGGCATGATGAGCCCGTCGCCCGCAACCTGTCCGGCAGCCGGCCCCACGCCGAGGCACAGGGCCCAGATCGCCGCGAGAACGCGTGCGAAATGGACGAGCCCGATGCCAGTCGGCAAGTCGCGGCATTCCGGCATGAACTCGCCCCCGCGTCCATAAATCGAGACAACCCCTACAATCCTATCGGCCGAGTCTCGCCAGATCTGGAGCCGAAGGGCGGGGCAAATCCGATTGCGCGGACATTAAGGGCTTCGGATTCATCCGGGCGTCAACGCCCTTCGAGGAGCCAGGCCTCGCTGAACGTGGCATGGTTGACCACAGTCCGCTTCTCCGAGGTGTAGACGAGATGGATCAGGCCGTCGCTGGCCTGGAGCACGATCGGGTAGCCGAAGTCTCCCGGCCCTTCCACGAGATTCCGTCGAACCGGATAGGTCTTATCGCCGTCGGACGAGACGGCCGCGGCCAGCGGTGTTCGTTTGGTCATGCTGTCGTTAAACACGAGGAGCAGCCGGCCTGACTTCAACTTGAGGAAGTCAACCGCCGCGTTCGGGTTCGGGAACACCGAGTCGGTCCCCTCCGCCCACGTCCTGCCGCCATCGAGCGACTCGGACCTGACGATGTAGCCGATCGTCTTGGGGCCGTAATCGCCGCCCCGGCGGCAATAAGCGACCAGGTGGTCGGCGGAGAGCTGCACCACGGCGGGCTGGATGTTCCCCTTCTTCGACCGGATCGGTCCCGAGAGGGTCCAGGCCCGAGTCTTGGGGCTGTAGCGGAAAAACAGCGAGACACTCTCGGGGCCCACCGACTCGGGGTCGGCCCCCGTCTCTCGGTAGACCGGAAGCAGGTAGTCGCCGTCGTCGAGCACGATCGGGCGGTTACGCACCATCATCCCCTCGTCGAGCGAGAGCACCGAGGAGTCGGACCAGGTCTTCGCACCGTCGGCCGAGACTTTCACCTGGATACGCGAGGTCGACCACGTCTCGCCGTACCGGACGACGTAAAACAGCCAGACCAGGCCATCGGGCGCCTGCCAGATCACACCGTTGCCCACGGATCGGAATGGGTCGTGCGCGACGACCACCGGCTCCGACCATTTCGTCTGGCCCTTGACCAGCCGGGATCCGAAAACGTTCGTGTCCGTGGCATACTCGCCAGCTCCGCCATAGTAAACTAGATACAAGTCACCGTTGGACAGCTCGGTCAGGCAGGCCGGATGCTTGTAAGGCCCGGTCGGGACTTCGGGGCCGAAGACGCGTTCGATCTTCGGGCCCGCCGCCCCAGCCCGTTGCGCTGCCGCGGCGGGAACCGGCTCGGGCGAGGCCGCGAGGGTCAACAGGGCACACACCAGCGTCGTTGCAATCATCGGAGCACCTCGGAGCTGAGATGTTGTCGGTCATCGATCCACCGGGCGGGGGGCGAATGCCCGGCCGGATTCGTCGCCATGGTGGCGAGAAGTGCGGCGCCGGGTTGCAAGGGCGGCCCCGGCACCGGACCATAGCAGCACACAGGCGTGGACGGGGCAATTCAATGGGATCGCTCACTCCAGCGGAGACTTGACCATGGCCGATCAAACCCGCCCCTCGTTCGACCGGGCGGATCTCATGGAACGGCTGGATAGCGACATCGAGCTCATCTCCGAGCTCGTCCAGATCTTCCTGGAAGATGCTCCTCAACTCGTCGAGGAGCTGGGCGC
It encodes:
- a CDS encoding pilus assembly protein N-terminal domain-containing protein; translated protein: MPTGIGLVHFARVLAAIWALCLGVGPAAGQVAGDGLIMPSPTPPPLPSPLIEPTPISRPSSSPSPIEGVELSPRSGSAIEVKLGQGRFLTFKDDLAQEDKPAPFLAVGDPSVVDFFQVGPRQLRLIGKSLGSTDLTVTDSTGRSYDFEVRVVADLDPLRAMLRQSFPDASLNLLQLREKIVVEGQARDATQVGRIIATIETFFKSVRQVQIPGQVANKDEKVLAPNPEGVAVPPLPVEPIPSGLSGGALLNTPAAQGGGASGQAGLAATYTVGQIVTNQPQVINLIRVPSSQQVLLKVRVAELNRTGFRQIGADLLGIIPQFSTLLGTQIAGNALTPGQIGASTFQQATTAGRPLANLALGSQATAFGTFSHGQFNVILTALRRNSLVKILAEPNLVALNGHQANFLAGGEFPVPSFSGVGAGAPGGGGASTTQFKEFGVRLAFLPIIVDGDTVRLTVDPEVSTVDTTLATTLVPGGSPVPGLNVRKSHTTVELRQGDTLAIAGLMQLDLAGNTQKIPLLGDLPYIGTFFSNTSSNRVEKELIVLVTPYIIEPMPPGQVPPVPGDEVSEPNDLEFFFLNRIEGRTGIDGRSSTSYDDPLHLVRSSLVEKRHLIGPSGFSK
- a CDS encoding sialidase family protein, coding for MIATTLVCALLTLAASPEPVPAAAAQRAGAAGPKIERVFGPEVPTGPYKHPACLTELSNGDLYLVYYGGAGEYATDTNVFGSRLVKGQTKWSEPVVVAHDPFRSVGNGVIWQAPDGLVWLFYVVRYGETWSTSRIQVKVSADGAKTWSDSSVLSLDEGMMVRNRPIVLDDGDYLLPVYRETGADPESVGPESVSLFFRYSPKTRAWTLSGPIRSKKGNIQPAVVQLSADHLVAYCRRGGDYGPKTIGYIVRSESLDGGRTWAEGTDSVFPNPNAAVDFLKLKSGRLLLVFNDSMTKRTPLAAAVSSDGDKTYPVRRNLVEGPGDFGYPIVLQASDGLIHLVYTSEKRTVVNHATFSEAWLLEGR